GGCCTAATTTTGaccagtgcactaaataggaaatagggtgccatttgggacgaagccaAAGAGACTGTGTCCCACTCTGTCAGACATGTAGCCTAGACAGAATGTCTGCTCTGTGCTGTCTGCCAGCCAGATCCACACAGCCACCCCACACAATGGACACAATGGCTGCCCTATTGTTACCGCTGTCTCTCTATGCACATTGCACTGTAGCTTACTGGAGAGTAGTGGCTCGGGACGCACATCCCAgcaacatacacacacccaccctggCTGGCTAGCAACACACATTCTCAGACACACTCATTAGATGTCCAGCAAGAAGAGCTGGAGAAGAAGTGATTGGACCACCTGATGAACAGTAGTAACAGCCTTTATACACCAAGAAAAAATGGTTCCCACAGGAGAACCCTCTTAGGTTCCAGCTacaacccttttgagttccatgtagaaccctctgttcaaatgattctacatggaaccgaattgggttctacctggaaccaaaaagggttctcctatggggacagctgaataacccttttCGGTTATAGAGAGtacctttttctaagagtgtacatcgGCTGCTGTATAGCCTCAGCCTCTGCTGTACAGTATGTGAAATGTCTTCAATTAACACTAAATGTATGCGATCATAGGATACACTTCCACACTTCATCCCCTAGGTGGCAGCAACCGGGTCTAGGTGCTGAGCCAAGGTTTGATAAGCACATCAGGTTCTGCCAATGAACCCTCCAGAGTCTAAACCAGGTCTAAGCCGAAGGAGggtctaagctaacatatggaaatgttttaagatggtcatacaaaggatcatttagctatttgattaaaCATTAAGATACCAAGGATCACATTGGCATTACTGCTATtaaccaatagaaacacattgaataacagattcactacaacATATAGTCTccaaaaatctaaaggaagtttatTCTGTATGTAATTATCCCTTTATTTTAGGCACTGGTAACTGTATACATAGATGTGTCCAAACTAGTCACCTACTCCTAgtttagacacctactcattccagggtttttctttgtttttactattttctacaatgtagaataacagtgaagacatcaaaactatgaaataatatatggaatcatgtagtaaccacaaaagtgttaaacaaatcatgatatattttagatttcagattcttcaaagtagccatcctttgccttgatgacagctttgcacactcttggtattctctcaaccagtttcatgtggtagtcacctggaatgcatttcaattaacaggtgtgcctcgttaagagttagtttgtggaatttctttccttcttaatgcgtttgagccaatcacttgtgttgtgaagagctaggggtggtatacagaagatatacatatttggtaaaagaccaagttcatattatggcaagaacagctcaaataagcaaagagaaagtttgttcatcagagttaccagcctcagaaattgcagcacaaataaatgcttcacagagttgaagtaacagacacatctcaacatgaactgttcagaggagactgcgtgaatcaggccttcatggtcgaattgctgcaaataaaccactactaaaggacatcaacaataagaagagacttgcttgggccaagaaacacgagtaatggacattagacatgtGGAATGCACTTAGagagacaatcatttgtttttcaacaggacaatgaaccaacacacctccaggctgtgtacgggctatttgaccaagaaggagagtgatttaacctcaacccaattgagatggtttaggatgagttggaccgcagattgaagtgctcagcatatgtgggaactccttccagactgttggaaaagcattccaggtgaagctggttgagagaatgccaagtgtgtgcaaagctgtcatcaaggcaaagcgtggctactttgaagaatctaaaatatattttcggTTACTATATCATTCCATGTgttagttcatagttttgatgtcttcactattactatACAATGTAGAACACATTAACaataaagaagaacccttgaatgagtaggtgtgtccaaacttttgactagtactgtatatacaaaattatgtggacaccccttcaaatgagatttggctatttcagtcacacccgtttctgacaggtgtataaaattgagcacaaagccatgcaatttccatagacaaacattggcagtagaatggccttagctcagtgactttcaacgtggtaccATCATAGGCTGCCACCTttgcaacaagtcagttcgtcaaatttctgccctgccccGGTCAACTTTAAGTCCTGTTATTGTAacgtggaaacatctaggaacaACAAAGGCAAATTGGTAGCCAACAcaggctcacagaacgggacggcCGAGTGCTGAAACGTGTAGCATCTGTCATCGGTTACAACActtactactgagttccaaactgcctctggaagcaacatcagcacaataactgtttgtcggatgcttcatgaaatgggtttccatggcagagcagccgtacacaagcctaGGATTACCATGCGCAAACCAAGCGTCAGCTgatgtggtgtaaagctcaccgccattggactctggagcagtggaaacgcgttctcttgagtggtgaatcacacttcaccatctggcagtctgacggacaaatttgggtttgacggatgccaggagaacactacctgccccaatgcattgtgccaactgtaaagttaggtgaaggaggaataatggtctgcggCTGTtttcccttagttccagtgaagagaaatcttaacgctacagcatacaatgacattctagaccattctgtgcttccaactttgtggcaacagtttggggaatgcccttccctgtttcagcatgacaaaaccCCTGtacacaaagcgagatccatacagaaatgtttttttgagatcggtgtggaagaaattgactggcTTGCACggggccctgacctcaaccccatcgaacatctttgggatgaattggaatgccgactgcgagccaggcctgatcgctcaacatcagtgcccaacctcactaatgcttgtggctgaatagaagcaagtccccgcagcaatgttccaacatctagtgcaaagccttgcccagaagagtggaggcaattatagcagcaaagggggaccaactccatattaatgcccatgattttggaatgagatgttcgacgagcaggtgtccacatacttttggtcatgtagtatacTTCAATAAATGATTTAAAACTGGTACCGGGGACCTTAGGTAGAATcttgtgggcatcctagagcaaaacagagaactccatcatgttcatgagagtctcaactttccagaggggtcatattagtgtaggccaaaccgttcgtaCGCTATAGACGTGACCCATGCAAAAAAAATATaccagatatctctagcttaaacagacagattttgatggggatttttttggTTATGTTAATTAGATTTCAACGGGGGACGCGGCGGTAGGCTAAGGGTTAAGGTCCTCAGTCAGAGTGCCAGCTTGGAGAGCCGTGAGGCTGCTGGTTTTGGTTGCCATGAGGCCTTTCGTTTGTTTTGAATCTTTAGTTTGGGCATGCCTGTTTGTAGTTTTCCATTTTGTATGTTCATTTTTGTCACCATCTGAACCAACAATAATCCACATGGACTGACAGACCAAGAGGTCAAGATAGAGAGAGCAGGACCTGGACCAAGGTAAGGTTGCTCTCTCCCTGGGCATCTAACACCGTCGTAAAATGCTGATTTctcacattaatacacacatgaAGACCATGTATCTAGGCCTAAGACATCTAGACATAACAAGTGCAGAAAAATCTGTAGGCTAGTTATtggttttgtgtttttgtgtttctaTACTATATACTTTAATTATATACCAAATATACCAACAACATTTGTGTGCAGCCCAAGCCCACTCACTGGGAGTGTACAGCCATGTTTAACTCTGCGGGGCCAACAGTGGTCTAAATGTAGCTACATTAAAACGGTTcaatacaaacacagacacacaccactcacCGACACAGTTGCAGGTGGGGAACTCAGCCTGGAGGTCCTTGACGGGCATGTCTAGCAGGCTCTTAGTGGGCGTGTCCAGGTAGCGTAGTGGAGACTCAAGGAAGCCTTTtagggaggggttaagggggAATCCATCTTTAGTGGGGGTGTCGTCCTCGCCCCCATCAGAGAATAATCCAGTGGTGGAGAGGACAGCTACGTTCCCATTGGTCTCAATCTTCATCCGTTTGGGcagctgggacagggagagaggcagctTGGTTGCCTCCCGCTGCTCCTCCATGGGGCTCTTAGTGGAGGGCTGTGTGGtggaggttacattactcatACTCCCTGACTCCTCCTTGTCTGCAGGTGGGGCTGTGGTAGGAGCTAATGGAGCAGCTCTGGAGGACTGAGTGATGGTAGCGCTGGATGGTGATGGGGGCCTGGCATGTCCTGAGTTAACTTTGGGCTGAGACTCTGTCACCACGGGCTGGTCTGAGGCTGAGGGGGcttggtcctggggctggctctGGATCTGTGAAGGGCAGGGCTCTGGGGCCGAGGATGAACTGTCCCCGAACTCTGCCTCAAACTGGCAGATCAGCTCCTCGAACTTGGGGTCCAGGGAACTGAGGCCTGGTATGGACTGAGAGGTGGTGGAGGTCTGTGTGGCGCTGGCCTCCGATGAGCTTGCTGGGATGTCCAGGGCTACAGGGAGAGGCTGAGGGGTTGAGACGTCTGGAGTGTTTACAGAAAAGGCAGATGCAGCGACAGAGGGTGCAATAGAAGAGTTTAAAATGGATACCTGAGATTGGGCTGGGGCAGGGAGGCCTGCGGCAGCCTGAGTGGGGTTACTGAGGAGGGggaaggtagggagagggagagaacctgGGTGGGCGCTGGCCAGAGGCAGGGCTCCGGTAATGGTGAGGGGAGACGGTTTCTGTATGGAGATCTGTCTGTGAGGCAGGAAGGTTGGCAGGGAGACCTTCTGCTTGGTCTTCTTGATGACTATCGTCTTGGGTTTGGGGCCTGCCTGGAGCAGCATCCCACCCCCTGCGTGCTGCTTGAGGAGCGGAGATGTCCCCGCTGTGCTCTTCCTCCTCTTGGTCTCCTGCTTGATGGCCACGGGGACGGGGTGGCCCTCTGGGCCCATCTGTTGGGGCCACCACTTGCGGAGGTTCTGGCAGGCCTTGGCGGGACGCAGAGGGCAGAGGCCTGGGAGGCCGGGAGAGTTGGAGAAGAGGTTCCTCTTGTGGTGAAGGTgctgctgcagagctgtctgggTGGAGTGGCGGATGGCTGCGCTGcccggggagagaggaggaccagGGTACCTAGGCTGCTGCTGGCCATTCATCAAGCTGTAGCAGCCCCCCATGGAGGCGCAGGCAGAGCTCTGGTACTCCCCGGAGTCAACCTCCTGCTTGACCCGAGGCATCCCTGGTTCCTGCTTGATGTGGTGGTGTGGGACAGGCAACTTGAAGGGGCCGCTTATGTACTTTCCGTTGGAGTCCCCAAGTAGCTGTTTGAGCTCAGACATGGGGTCGCCAGTGCTGTGGCCACCGGACGGAGGGGCGAAGCGAGGCTGCTGGGAATCTGAGTTCATCCACTGGTTCCTCTGCTCTTGGGATCCCCCAgagccctgctgctgctgccactgctggtGGTGAGGCAGGAGGCTGCCTGCCTGGGGCTGCCGGGGGAAGGGTGAAGTGGAGGACGGGAGATTGGAGGCGTGGGCCGGATGACCATGGGACTGGGGTCTGTGCTGCTGCTCCCGCGACACAGGGctctgttggggctgggggtatAGTCCAGGAGGGACGGATTGTGAACGCGAGGAGGACAAAGAGgagatggggttggaggaggaggggttcaGGCGGGTGCCGTGCTGGAGGTGTAGAGGGGGGTGTTGAGGTTGGTTGGTGGAGGAGGCCTGGGCAGGAGGGACCACGGTCTGGGGGACAGTGGCAGACAGCTGGGTCAGGGCCTCGATGGCAATAGCCGTCTGCAGACTGACGTTCTTCTCCTTGGCGATGAAGAGGACCTGAGGGGAGCAGGGGATAGGGGCTGGGTGTTGGCCCTGTtgatgtgggtgtagtggtgGACCGGAGGGAGGGTTACCTCCATTGACAtggggttgggggtgggggggctgcTGTGAGTGTGGGGGCTGTTGATGAGGCGGTGTGTCAGTGGTCATCTTGGAGCAGGGCGTGTTGTTGTCCCGCTCCTCCCCTGCCCATGTCTGTTTGATCCTCTTCTCCAGCCACTCCAGGTAGTCCGGGCAGTCTGGCCCATCACAGTCACAGTTGGGGGGCTTGTGGCCGTGGCGCGCCTGGCTCAGGGCATTCTGCAGGGTGTTCAGGTCCTCTGGGGGGCTAGCCTGGTTTTCCCCTTCTGGGGCTTGGAGCCTGTCTTGAGACGCGGCCCCCTCGCCAGTGCCCATCTCCTGGTTGAACTTCTCATACAGCTGGATGGCGTGGGACTGGGGCTCAAGGTGACCTGAGGGGGGCAGGGAGCCAACACTCACGCTGGCTGAGAAGGCTACCAGGTTGCGTGCAACCTCCATGTCTGCCTCATGGACAGGCTTCCCAGGAGTCCTACCACTACTGCTCCAGCCATTGCAGTGCTGCTGCTGATGGGGTTGGGTGGCTTTGCTGTGCCCAGGTACACAGCCCTGTCCTGGGGAAACACTCCTTGACCGCTGGGGCTCCCTCTGGGGCTCCAGGCCAGCTCCACCCTCCTCATGGGTGTCCCTGGGATGCCGGCTCACCCCATTGGTCGGTTCCAGGCTCAGCAAACCGCCTTCCTTGAGGCGGTCATGTGACCCAGTTTCCATCTGGCCTCCTCTTCTGGGGCCATCCACTGAACGAGCGTCCGAAACAgtctgagtgagagagtgagaggacacAGGTTAGGGACAAGGAACCAGAAAAACTAAATAGGAACTATGCAtcaacatggaataaacaatagcaatcaatatacaaaataatatagTTTAAACATGTTTACAACTAGTTTCTTCAGTTGATCATCTTAATATAACATTATACTCAAACAAAACATTCACAGAGAACAGACAAATAATAATGATTATGATAGGGCACTGgctaaaaatctctctctctgagtattaAAGTCACATCACAGTAATATGCACACTACTACAGTAGTCAGACCACAGACCCCTCCCAAAGACACAAAGGATCATTGAAAAagtactcaaacacacacaattcAGGGCCATTATCTCAACATCTATTCTATATGAGGAAGAACAAGTGAAAGGCGAAGGAGAATGAGGTGAACTACAGCATCCATTGTATAGTGCATATCTACCATTCACTTCTATAATTACTGGTAATAAACTTGCAACTCAACTTCCCCGTTTGAATgtcaacatactgtatattaccagTCTATAAATGTCAATTAGCTCTCTGTGTTGTCAACGACTGTCTACTATATTGGCCAAATGAACAGTGTTGTCTGAATCAGGTTAGCCAAGCAGGATTCCTGGTTTCTGATCCTTTGGTCCTGAACCTCTCCCCCTCAGGCCTTTATGACAAGggactatctactgtatctctacAAGACTGCAGCATTCAACACCTGTATGTCATATCACCATGATGTAAGACTAAACACAATCAATGCATGATGCCTCAACAAATGCAATACAAATGTGTGAAGGATCGAGAGAGCAAAGATGTAGCAAAGAGTAGCTATTGTTAGTATATGGTTACGTTCTTGATGCCCTTTCACAAGTGTGCTTAATAAGATGATAGTAGCTACAGCCTTCGATTAGCGTCCATTAGGAGATAGAGCATAGTGCTGATGATCTCATCTGGGGGTTGTAGCTGCTCATCCAATAGATTAGCTGTGATGACACCACTGTTTACTAGACCTGCAGAAGGGAGGCTGAAACACTATGGAGAAGATCTGGCCTGGCTGATGATTTTGGAGGGAAAAACTAAGTGACATTTTGACAGTGCAACCAAAGCAGTGCTGTTGTCAAAACactctacactgagtgtataaaacattaaggacacctgctctttccgtgacatagacAGACTaggggaatccaggtgaaaactatgatcccttattgagatcacttcaaatcagtgtagatgaaggggaggagacaggtgaaagaaggatttttaagtcttcagacaattgagacatggattgtgtaggtgtgccattcatagggtgaatgggcaagtcaAATaatataagtgcctttgaacagggtatggtagtaggagccaggcgcactggtttgtgtaaagaactgcatcgctgctgggtttttcatgctcaacagtttcccgtgtgtatcaagaatgttccaccatccaaaggacatccagtcaacttgacacaatcgtggaaaacattggagtcaacatgggccagcatctttgtggaacgctttcaacacctagtagagtccatgccccgacatataaaggttgttctgagggcaaagggtggggggtgaaactcaatattaggaaggtattcctaatgtttggtatactcagtgcaGCCCTCTCAACATAACACTGACTTTAAAAAATGCAACAGATCTCTGCTTGAATCGTGTATCTGCACTGTTTCAAGCtcagttaaagggatactttaggattttggcaatgagagaatgccaagtgtgcaaagctgtcatcaacacaaagggtggctactttgtagaacCTCAAATATATAAGTAGTTTAACAATtgtatggttactacatgattctatatgtgttatttcatagttttgatgtcttcactattattctacaatgtagaaaagagtaaaaataaagaaaaaccatggaatgagtaggtgtgtccaaacttttgactggtcctgtatgttgaacaactacacagagacacactatgTCACACTAAATATCACAATAACCAAATAATacatttaacattttttatttgccTCTGAACATTTTCAAGTCTTATTCTAGAAGTTTAACATCTACAAAAGCCTAAACTAAATAAGGAAGTATTCAACATGGCACTATCTCATGGACCTGCCAGAGCAGGGAGGGCAGTGAGGCTACAGCAGGTAAGTCCTGCCCTAttgttcagacagacagatattaaTAAAGCCTGAAGCATTGtgagctcagacagacagagctctATAAGGATTACACACAGTCATAATAATgtccacctcacacacatacagtatgctgtacacacacacacatacacacaaacattcacagtttactgtacacacatatacaGGTAGACATAAAGGTAGGCTACACCATTAAACATGTCTAGAAGAGAGGAACTAGACTGGTTTGTTGTTTGAGTTATGACCCAACAGGTCTGTGTACAATGCTAGTCGGTTTACAATGCAGACTTGATCATATCTACAGTATGTTCACAGTGAGAACACAGCTCTCGTTTGTAGTTCATATAGTTGGTTAACAGCTGAAGTAGAAAGACATCCTGCTTTTCCTGTGGTTTGAATATATTTAAATGGGCCTTTTGAAGTGTCTTATTAGATGGGCCGCTTGCTCAGGCCCTTATAATTCACCTTTTGTTCCGGGTGTCTGGTGGGGGTCcctggaggggtggggggaggacACCCGGCCGATAAGTGAGAGGCCCCAAGTTGCCCTACCGCAGACTGAACTAACAGGAGTTTGGATAACTTGTCTGTTGAATCAGCGGTCACTAAAATCACAACCCAACAACCCACAGTCAGTCACATTGctgctctcttttcctcttttcatACAGTTGATACACTGATACTCTTTTTCACTCTGAAACACATACAATAACAATTGTATCGTTGCTTTGTACATCTCAAACTGAGACTTACAGGGATCTACTGTGCAAACAATAAATAACACGACCATAATGACAGTTCTCATAACCGGTTAACTGGGACTTTCGAGATATattacatgaacaaaagtatgtggacacccgctcattgaacatctcatcccaaaatcattaatatggaattgttcccccctttgctgccacaacagcatccactcttctggcaaggctttccactagatgttggaacattgctgcagggacttgcttccattcagccacaagagcattagtgaggtcgggcattgatgttgggcgattaggcctggctcgcaaccgggcttcaaattcatcccaaaggtgtttgatggggttgaggtcagggctctgtgcaggccagtcaagttcttccacaccaatgttgacaaataatttctgtatggacctc
This window of the Oncorhynchus tshawytscha isolate Ot180627B linkage group LG12, Otsh_v2.0, whole genome shotgun sequence genome carries:
- the LOC112262693 gene encoding methylcytosine dioxygenase TET3-like isoform X1; amino-acid sequence: MTVSDARSVDGPRRGGQMETGSHDRLKEGGLLSLEPTNGVSRHPRDTHEEGGAGLEPQREPQRSRSVSPGQGCVPGHSKATQPHQQQHCNGWSSSGRTPGKPVHEADMEVARNLVAFSASVSVGSLPPSGHLEPQSHAIQLYEKFNQEMGTGEGAASQDRLQAPEGENQASPPEDLNTLQNALSQARHGHKPPNCDCDGPDCPDYLEWLEKRIKQTWAGEERDNNTPCSKMTTDTPPHQQPPHSQQPPHPQPHVNGGNPPSGPPLHPHQQGQHPAPIPCSPQVLFIAKEKNVSLQTAIAIEALTQLSATVPQTVVPPAQASSTNQPQHPPLHLQHGTRLNPSSSNPISSLSSSRSQSVPPGLYPQPQQSPVSREQQHRPQSHGHPAHASNLPSSTSPFPRQPQAGSLLPHHQQWQQQQGSGGSQEQRNQWMNSDSQQPRFAPPSGGHSTGDPMSELKQLLGDSNGKYISGPFKLPVPHHHIKQEPGMPRVKQEVDSGEYQSSACASMGGCYSLMNGQQQPRYPGPPLSPGSAAIRHSTQTALQQHLHHKRNLFSNSPGLPGLCPLRPAKACQNLRKWWPQQMGPEGHPVPVAIKQETKRRKSTAGTSPLLKQHAGGGMLLQAGPKPKTIVIKKTKQKVSLPTFLPHRQISIQKPSPLTITGALPLASAHPGSLPLPTFPLLSNPTQAAAGLPAPAQSQVSILNSSIAPSVAASAFSVNTPDVSTPQPLPVALDIPASSSEASATQTSTTSQSIPGLSSLDPKFEELICQFEAEFGDSSSSAPEPCPSQIQSQPQDQAPSASDQPVVTESQPKVNSGHARPPSPSSATITQSSRAAPLAPTTAPPADKEESGSMSNVTSTTQPSTKSPMEEQREATKLPLSLSQLPKRMKIETNGNVAVLSTTGLFSDGGEDDTPTKDGFPLNPSLKGFLESPLRYLDTPTKSLLDMPVKDLQAEFPTCNCVEQVLEKDEGPYYNHLGSGPTVASIRELMETRYGEKGDAIRIEKVVYTGREGKSSQGCPIAKWVIRRGSETEKLLCLVRPRPGHHCPNAVIIILIMAWEGVPRALGDKLYRELSATITKFGNPTSRRCGLNDDRTCACQGKDPDSCGASFSFGCSWSMYFNGCKYARSKTPRKFRLAGDHPQEEDQLRDNFQDLATELAPLYKQLAPQAYNNQCQNEVTAPDCRLGLKEGRPFSGVTACMDFCAHAHKDQHNLYNGCTVVCTLTKEDNRTVGEIPEDEQLHVLPLYKAALTDEFGSEEGQRQKMRTGAIQVLSNFRREVRKLPEPAKSCRQRRLDAKNRASEKKKAKQQLPTPTETPDKTVIKTEVRHAGSPVRQHGNKVIPKQEVKPTIKKEAVDQCQYPYHVYPSHPGYYTRGGPPSNGQPPALPPPPGPVNGYHPNLPSALPYGYYNYPPNPNTLFPRELTYEGRNSSWHHAGHNASPGPVDKKPDIQSLQAKLAHSYSGPGLPEQQHGDPANQHQCNAYPHPHQPDYNQSRPSSVSSEPSHRGTPVIKQEPMDVPVCEGGNTQSCPDTPIPTPQPGGPWSGHKPNKSMVPGSWEGNPQPPCPPEAPFTSDKQQVHQQGPHQTSQSPYSQQQHQYPPQQPSPYPQQWNSYPGPNTPKASPVPSPSPSPSPHPGTPRHWDSPAPSPQPKAWPMDMVPAGYCPSPARGFPDKICSKAGESRGSTPLGLQEKAWKSFGGSMAGTQSPTPEACWDPNRAETPSDVESQRGRDLDEEEQWSDSEHNFLDPSIGGVAVAPAHGSILIECARRELHATTPLKRPDRSHPTRISLVFYQHKNMNQPCHGQWLWEAKMKMLAERARERQQEAALLGLPYEDIKPGKKRKLGATTGGASPGPGQTTEGPVMGMATRLASTHHTTSTVTVSPYAFTTLTGPYSHFV
- the LOC112262693 gene encoding methylcytosine dioxygenase TET3-like isoform X2, with the translated sequence METGSHDRLKEGGLLSLEPTNGVSRHPRDTHEEGGAGLEPQREPQRSRSVSPGQGCVPGHSKATQPHQQQHCNGWSSSGRTPGKPVHEADMEVARNLVAFSASVSVGSLPPSGHLEPQSHAIQLYEKFNQEMGTGEGAASQDRLQAPEGENQASPPEDLNTLQNALSQARHGHKPPNCDCDGPDCPDYLEWLEKRIKQTWAGEERDNNTPCSKMTTDTPPHQQPPHSQQPPHPQPHVNGGNPPSGPPLHPHQQGQHPAPIPCSPQVLFIAKEKNVSLQTAIAIEALTQLSATVPQTVVPPAQASSTNQPQHPPLHLQHGTRLNPSSSNPISSLSSSRSQSVPPGLYPQPQQSPVSREQQHRPQSHGHPAHASNLPSSTSPFPRQPQAGSLLPHHQQWQQQQGSGGSQEQRNQWMNSDSQQPRFAPPSGGHSTGDPMSELKQLLGDSNGKYISGPFKLPVPHHHIKQEPGMPRVKQEVDSGEYQSSACASMGGCYSLMNGQQQPRYPGPPLSPGSAAIRHSTQTALQQHLHHKRNLFSNSPGLPGLCPLRPAKACQNLRKWWPQQMGPEGHPVPVAIKQETKRRKSTAGTSPLLKQHAGGGMLLQAGPKPKTIVIKKTKQKVSLPTFLPHRQISIQKPSPLTITGALPLASAHPGSLPLPTFPLLSNPTQAAAGLPAPAQSQVSILNSSIAPSVAASAFSVNTPDVSTPQPLPVALDIPASSSEASATQTSTTSQSIPGLSSLDPKFEELICQFEAEFGDSSSSAPEPCPSQIQSQPQDQAPSASDQPVVTESQPKVNSGHARPPSPSSATITQSSRAAPLAPTTAPPADKEESGSMSNVTSTTQPSTKSPMEEQREATKLPLSLSQLPKRMKIETNGNVAVLSTTGLFSDGGEDDTPTKDGFPLNPSLKGFLESPLRYLDTPTKSLLDMPVKDLQAEFPTCNCVEQVLEKDEGPYYNHLGSGPTVASIRELMETRYGEKGDAIRIEKVVYTGREGKSSQGCPIAKWVIRRGSETEKLLCLVRPRPGHHCPNAVIIILIMAWEGVPRALGDKLYRELSATITKFGNPTSRRCGLNDDRTCACQGKDPDSCGASFSFGCSWSMYFNGCKYARSKTPRKFRLAGDHPQEEDQLRDNFQDLATELAPLYKQLAPQAYNNQCQNEVTAPDCRLGLKEGRPFSGVTACMDFCAHAHKDQHNLYNGCTVVCTLTKEDNRTVGEIPEDEQLHVLPLYKAALTDEFGSEEGQRQKMRTGAIQVLSNFRREVRKLPEPAKSCRQRRLDAKNRASEKKKAKQQLPTPTETPDKTVIKTEVRHAGSPVRQHGNKVIPKQEVKPTIKKEAVDQCQYPYHVYPSHPGYYTRGGPPSNGQPPALPPPPGPVNGYHPNLPSALPYGYYNYPPNPNTLFPRELTYEGRNSSWHHAGHNASPGPVDKKPDIQSLQAKLAHSYSGPGLPEQQHGDPANQHQCNAYPHPHQPDYNQSRPSSVSSEPSHRGTPVIKQEPMDVPVCEGGNTQSCPDTPIPTPQPGGPWSGHKPNKSMVPGSWEGNPQPPCPPEAPFTSDKQQVHQQGPHQTSQSPYSQQQHQYPPQQPSPYPQQWNSYPGPNTPKASPVPSPSPSPSPHPGTPRHWDSPAPSPQPKAWPMDMVPAGYCPSPARGFPDKICSKAGESRGSTPLGLQEKAWKSFGGSMAGTQSPTPEACWDPNRAETPSDVESQRGRDLDEEEQWSDSEHNFLDPSIGGVAVAPAHGSILIECARRELHATTPLKRPDRSHPTRISLVFYQHKNMNQPCHGQWLWEAKMKMLAERARERQQEAALLGLPYEDIKPGKKRKLGATTGGASPGPGQTTEGPVMGMATRLASTHHTTSTVTVSPYAFTTLTGPYSHFV